Proteins from one Pseudomonas sp. KBS0710 genomic window:
- a CDS encoding methyl-accepting chemotaxis protein, whose amino-acid sequence MSQPRARIASQLGLALAVILAVVISGSTVFALRSLDSANLDTREEHLASEARLLADQLNTFHSTLRESTQRLSGLFEKRFGAGLSVRPDQQVTVAGVQTPSLLLGDEVLNNNFAEVDEFKQMSGGVATVFVRSGEDFIRISTSLTKQDGNRAIGTVLDHQHPAYQRLLAGQNYIGRAVLFDRSYMTQYSPVRDAAGKVIAVLFIGFDYTDEQKAQFDNLKRFRIGQTGSLALLDEQKHWLVPPAGVQALDQAVPVMLDLARNPGKGRFWSDKDEDFYSVAVPFDGGPWSVVASMPKSEIRAVTWAVGIRLVIGSVLAMLLAVGAAVWLLRSKLQPLSDLVRQAEALGAGDLSARLNVSSHDEIGQLASSFNQMGEALSTMVSHIRKAAEEVNSRAQALSGLSGGAYEGMEQQSGEITSMAGAVEEFSATSLNIADNMGNTERLAQENAQQTRIGRTSMQEASSSLEHIATALNSTATVINTLGQRSQEIGGIVGVITSIAEQTNLLALNAAIEAARAGEQGRGFAVVADEVRNLASRTRQATDEISVMIQSIQQETGNAISTMEHGNVLMQEGLSRNADVASALARIDEQSRSAGQQFAAITTATQEQSSTANVLSSNLQSIALANSEQREVVSNLAITAKELETLAAGLRHEVDRFR is encoded by the coding sequence ATGTCTCAACCTCGCGCTCGGATCGCCTCTCAGTTAGGCCTCGCCTTGGCCGTCATTTTGGCGGTCGTCATCAGCGGCAGTACGGTTTTCGCCCTGCGTTCCCTCGACTCGGCCAACCTCGACACCCGCGAGGAACACCTGGCCAGCGAGGCACGCTTGCTGGCCGATCAACTCAACACCTTCCACAGCACCTTGCGCGAAAGCACTCAGCGATTGAGCGGGCTGTTTGAAAAGCGCTTTGGCGCCGGGCTGAGTGTGCGCCCGGACCAGCAAGTCACCGTGGCCGGTGTGCAGACTCCGAGCCTGCTGTTGGGCGATGAGGTGTTGAACAACAACTTCGCGGAGGTGGACGAGTTCAAGCAAATGTCCGGCGGCGTGGCCACGGTGTTTGTGCGCAGTGGCGAAGACTTCATCCGCATCAGTACCTCCCTGACCAAACAAGATGGCAATCGCGCCATCGGGACGGTGCTGGATCACCAGCATCCGGCTTATCAGCGCCTTTTGGCCGGGCAGAATTACATTGGGCGGGCGGTGTTATTTGATCGCTCCTACATGACCCAGTACAGCCCCGTGCGCGATGCCGCCGGCAAGGTGATCGCCGTGCTGTTTATCGGTTTTGATTACACCGACGAGCAAAAGGCCCAGTTCGACAACCTCAAACGCTTCCGTATCGGCCAGACCGGCTCGCTCGCCTTGCTGGACGAACAGAAGCACTGGCTGGTGCCACCGGCGGGCGTGCAAGCGCTGGATCAGGCGGTTCCGGTGATGCTTGATCTGGCCAGGAACCCAGGTAAAGGCCGCTTCTGGAGCGACAAGGACGAAGACTTCTACAGCGTTGCGGTGCCGTTCGACGGCGGCCCGTGGTCGGTGGTGGCGAGCATGCCGAAGTCTGAAATTCGTGCAGTCACCTGGGCGGTGGGTATTCGCCTGGTGATCGGCAGCGTGCTGGCGATGTTGCTGGCGGTGGGTGCGGCGGTGTGGTTGCTGCGCAGCAAATTGCAGCCTTTGAGCGACTTGGTGCGCCAGGCCGAAGCCTTGGGTGCTGGCGATTTGAGCGCACGCTTGAATGTGTCCAGCCATGACGAAATCGGCCAGTTGGCGAGCAGCTTCAACCAGATGGGTGAGGCGCTTTCGACCATGGTCTCGCACATCCGTAAAGCGGCCGAAGAGGTCAACAGCCGGGCGCAGGCGTTGTCCGGCCTGTCGGGTGGGGCCTATGAGGGCATGGAGCAGCAGTCCGGCGAAATCACCAGCATGGCCGGTGCAGTGGAAGAGTTCAGCGCCACCTCGCTGAACATCGCCGACAACATGGGCAATACCGAGCGACTGGCCCAGGAAAACGCCCAGCAAACGCGGATTGGCCGCACCTCGATGCAAGAGGCGTCGTCGTCGCTGGAGCATATCGCTACCGCCCTCAACAGCACGGCCACGGTGATCAACACCTTGGGCCAGCGCTCCCAGGAAATTGGCGGGATCGTCGGCGTGATCACCTCGATTGCCGAACAAACCAACCTGCTGGCGCTCAACGCCGCCATCGAGGCGGCGCGGGCCGGTGAGCAAGGCCGGGGCTTTGCGGTGGTTGCCGACGAAGTGCGCAACCTGGCCTCGCGCACGCGCCAGGCCACCGACGAAATCTCGGTGATGATCCAGAGCATCCAGCAGGAAACCGGCAACGCCATCAGCACCATGGAACACGGCAACGTGTTGATGCAGGAAGGCCTGTCGCGCAACGCCGACGTGGCCTCGGCCCTGGCACGCATCGACGAGCAAAGCCGTTCAGCCGGCCAGCAGTTTGCCGCGATCACCACCGCGACCCAGGAGCAGAGCAGCACGGCCAACGTGCTGAGCAGCAACCTGCAAAGCATCGCATTGGCCAACAGCGAACAGCGCGAAGTGGTGTCGAACCTGGCCATTACCGCCAAGGAACTGGAAACCCTGGCGGCCGGTTTGCGGCACGAGGTTGACCGTTTTCGTTAA